The Rhizobium sp. BT03 genome has a window encoding:
- the nusB gene encoding transcription antitermination factor NusB, whose protein sequence is MNDDKTERPVKTANQRGAARLAAVQALYQMDVGGTGVLEIVAEYEAHRLGQELDGATYLKADAGWFRSIVSGVVRDQTRLDPLIAAALQDDWALSRLDSTVRAILRAGVFEITDRKDVPVAVIVTEYVEIAQAFFDDDEPKLVNAVLDRIAKQVRGETKK, encoded by the coding sequence ATGAACGACGACAAGACGGAACGGCCGGTCAAGACTGCAAACCAGCGGGGTGCTGCCCGTCTTGCTGCCGTTCAGGCACTGTATCAGATGGATGTCGGCGGCACCGGCGTCCTGGAAATCGTCGCCGAATACGAGGCGCACCGTCTTGGCCAGGAACTCGACGGCGCGACCTATCTGAAGGCCGATGCCGGCTGGTTCCGGTCGATCGTTTCCGGCGTCGTGCGCGATCAGACCCGTCTCGATCCGCTGATTGCCGCAGCTCTTCAGGATGACTGGGCCTTGTCGCGCCTCGACAGCACCGTGCGCGCCATCCTGCGCGCCGGCGTCTTCGAGATCACCGACCGCAAGGACGTCCCGGTGGCGGTCATCGTCACCGAATATGTCGAGATCGCCCAGGCCTTCTTCGACGACGACGAGCCGAAGCTCGTCAATGCGGTGCTCGACCGCATTGCCAAGCAGGTTCGTGGCGAGACGAAGAAGTAA
- the ribH gene encoding 6,7-dimethyl-8-ribityllumazine synthase, whose translation MPRETAPHILIVEARFYDDMADALLEGATFALEQAGATFEVVTVPGALEIPAAIAMSLDGDDNGGTHYDGYVALGMVIRGETYHFDIVSNESSRALMDLAVSESLAIGNGILTVENDEQAWARARRSDKDKGGFAARAALTMIELKQKLGA comes from the coding sequence ATGCCGAGAGAGACCGCTCCCCATATTTTGATCGTTGAGGCCCGCTTCTACGACGACATGGCCGACGCCCTGCTCGAAGGCGCGACCTTCGCGTTGGAGCAGGCCGGCGCCACCTTCGAGGTCGTCACGGTTCCCGGCGCACTGGAAATTCCGGCGGCGATTGCCATGTCGCTCGATGGAGACGACAATGGCGGAACGCATTATGATGGCTATGTCGCTCTCGGCATGGTCATTCGCGGCGAGACCTATCACTTCGATATCGTGTCGAACGAATCCTCGCGCGCTTTGATGGATCTTGCGGTCAGCGAGTCGCTTGCCATCGGCAACGGCATTCTGACCGTGGAAAATGACGAACAGGCCTGGGCGCGCGCGCGCCGCTCGGACAAGGACAAGGGCGGATTTGCCGCCCGCGCGGCTCTGACGATGATCGAGCTGAAGCAGAAACTGGGTGCATAA